In Trichoderma breve strain T069 chromosome 4, whole genome shotgun sequence, the following proteins share a genomic window:
- a CDS encoding inorganic pyrophosphatase domain-containing protein, whose product MSGYTVRKVAAQNTLEHRVYIEKDGVPVSPFHDIPLFANQEQTILNMVVEIPRWTNGKLEISKEELLNPIKQDVKKGKLRFVRNCFPHKGYLWNYGAFPQTWEDPNTVHPETKAKGDNDPLDVCEIGELVGYPGQIKQVKVLGVMALLDEEETDWKVIVIDVNDPLAPKLNDVEDVERHLPGLLRATNEWFRIYKIPDGKPENQFAFTGECKNKTYAMDVIRECAEAWERLITGKTQPGSVSTTNVTVQHSPSRVAPESLPPLPPHQDLPPEKIDASIDKWFFISGASA is encoded by the exons ATGTCCGGCTACACCGTCCGCAAGGTTGCTGCCCAGAACACTCTGGAGCACCGCGTCTACATCGAGAAGGATGGCGTCCCCGTGTCGCCCTTCCACGACATTCCTCTCTTTGCCAACCAGGAGCAGACCATCCTGAACATGGTTGTCGAGATTCCTCGATGGACCAATGGCAAGCTCGAG AtctccaaggaggagctcCTTAACCCCATCAAGCAGGACGTCAAGAAGGGCAAGCTTCGCTTCGTCCGCAACTGCTTCCCCCACAAGGGCTACCTCTGGAACTACGGTGCCTTCCCCCAG ACCTGGGAAGACCCCAACACCGTCCACCccgagaccaaggccaagggtgACAACGACCCTCTCGATGTCTGCGAGATCGGTGAGCTTGTTGGCTACCCCGGCCAGATCAAGCAGGTCAAGGTCCTCGGTGTCATGGCCCTTctcgacgaggaggagactGACTGGAAGGTCATTGTCATTGACGTCAACGACCCCCTTGCTCCTAAGCTGAACGACGTTGAGGACGTCGAGCGCCACCTGCCTGGCCTGCTCCGTGCCACCAACGAGTGGTTCCGTATCTACAAGATCCCCGACGGCAAGCCTGAGAACCAGTTTGCCTTCACTGGCGAGTGCAAGAACAAGAC CTATGCCATGGACGTCATCCGCGAGTGTGCTGAGGCCTGGGAGCGCCTCATCACCGGCAAGACCCAGCCCGGCAGCGTCTCCAC CACCAACGTGACTGTCCAGCACTCTCCCAGCCGCGTGGCCCCCGAGTCTCtgcctcctctgcctcccCACCAGGACCTCCCCCCTGAGAAGATTGACGCTTCCATCGACAAGTGGTTCTTCATCAGCGGTGCTTCTGCTTAG
- a CDS encoding 39S ribosomal protein l53/MRP-L53 domain-containing protein, protein MITKFMTEVTAKFNPFSTCAKPARLFLTFLPPDVRANGTAVHTSLLPRNSPESSSLKVKFKDGKEMDFNCSKINIKGLVEEVDRHSRQLQKAADLSE, encoded by the exons ATGATTACGAAATTCATGACCGAGGTCACGGCCAAATTCAATCCCTTCTCGACCTGCGCCAAGCCCGCCCGCCTGTTCCTGACCTTTCTCCCGCCGGACGTGCGTGCAAATGGAACGGCCGTCCATACGAGTTTACTCCCAAGAAATTCCCCAGAGAGCAGCTCATTAAAGGTCAAATTCA AGGACGGCAAGGAGATGGACTTCAACTGCTCCAAAATTAACATCAAGGGCTTAGTCGAGGAAGTCGACCGTCACTCGCGCCAATTGCAAAAGGCAGCTGATCTGTCCGAATAA
- a CDS encoding sec20 domain-containing protein: MSLEGLQERLAALQETTTQLRELIDRLANVEFEPGSVPLNIEEEGSVSGELSAEAGLILKTGLEDQQLLFEEAKYLRRGGHEKERLVDGIERVGSELASYRATLRKARLSAKKNLERARRLERELMVQSFVEPISETNTSAGGSTEEHRQLQSSLSEEDRQTVGAASNVTNALRRTHALIAAELSKSEFAHQTLTESSAALKQLDQSYTSLDGMLASSRDLLGTLLRSQKSDTWYLQTALYMLMVTAGWLVFRRLLYGPLWWLVWLPLRILFGVGTKAGSAVMHSRSPGQSGKAGVVIDGKIRVDGLPDESLPTAVVGRDSKVVESEDESMVEKVGKIVDAVHEADELGSIPGESEGDHDDKLQEGDAAEVVVEDSRPRDEL, from the exons ATGTCACTGGAAGGGCTGCAGGAGCGGCTGGCTGCTTTGCAGGAGACTACGACTCAACTAAGAGAATTAATCGATCGGCTGGCAAATGTGGAATTCGAGCCTGGGTCGGTGCCGCTGAATatcgaggaggaggggagtGTGAGCGGAGAGCTCAGCGCGGAGGCTGGCTTGATACTGAAAACTGGGTTGGAGGATCAACAGCTGTTGTTCGAAGAAGCTAAATACCTGCGGAGAGGCGGGCATGAGAAGGAGAGGCTTGTGGATGGCATTGAGAGGGTGGGAAGTGAACTGGCCAG CTATCGAGCAACGCTTCGAAAGGCACGGTTATCGGCAAAGAAGAACTTGGAGCGAGCTCGGAGGCTTGAAAGAGAGCTCATGGTACAATCCTTTGTCGAACCCATTTCCGAGACGAACACCTCCGCAGGCGGTAGCACCGAAGAA CATCGACAACTACAATCCAGTCTATCGGAAGAAGACCGGCAGACGGTTGGGGCAGCCAGCAACGTTACAAATGCCCTGCGGCGGACGCACGCCCTCATCGCGGCGGAACTAAGCAAGAGCGAGTTCGCACACCAGACGCTGACAGAGTCGTCGGCTGCGTTAAAGCAGTTGGATCAGTCGTATACCTCGCTGGACGGCATGCTGGCGAGCTCCCGAGACCTGTTGGGCACACTGCTCAGGTCTCAAAAGAGCGATACGTGGTATCTGCAGACAGCATTGTACATGTTGATGGTGACTGCAGGATGGCTCGTGTTTAGGAGACTTTTGTACGGACCACTATGGTGGCTTGTGTGGTTACCCTTGCGGATATTGTTTGGGGTTGGCACCAAGGCTGGAAGTGCGGTGATGCATAGTCGGAGCCCTGGACAGTCTGGAAAGGCTGGGGTGGTGATTGATGGGAAGATTAGAGTGGACGGACTACCGGATGAGAGCCTGCCAACGGCAGTTGTTGGGCGAGACTCGAAAGTGGTGGAAAGTGAGGATGAGTCAATGGTTGAGAAAGTGGGCAAGATTGTGGATGCTGTACATGAGGCGGATGAATTGGGTTCGATACCAGGCGAGTCTGAAGGTGATCATGACGACAAGCtacaagaaggagatgctgCAGAGGTCGTCGTAGAAGATTCACGTCCTAGAGACGAGCTATGA